Within Planococcus citri chromosome 2, ihPlaCitr1.1, whole genome shotgun sequence, the genomic segment GTAAATCTGCagtaaaaacgacaaaaaaaccattgaaatttcacaaaatttcaatggtttttttgacgtttttactGCAGATTTACTCTTGAATATTAAGCTTATAAGCCACAGTTTTGCGACAGCGTAAGTTGGGCGTTCAACTAACGTATTCATCCACATATTTTCAGCGTGCAAAAGCGAAATTGATGGGTGATAATACGCTGACGTATAATTGTGGTAAACCAAGCGTATCATTGacgtatttttgacgtaaattaAGCGTCGTTGCACGCAggaaaccatcaaaattttgcccATATTACTGTATATTTCAGCATAAATCATTGTATGCTGGTGTATGAGCCAATGAAACGTCATACATACGTAATTTGATAAGGGATCTCCAATACTGTAGAATGATCATATAACTGTCGCATAAGCCATTGTATATTTGTCGTATAAACCAGTGTACACTTGTCGTTTCAACGCCAGTTATAAGCCACTCAAAGATAGCTGACCAGATATTAAATTCACATTtatataattttctaaatttaaatactTACGAAAATTTCTTGCCTTGGCTGGGAATCGAACCCAGGACCTTTGGTTTAGTAAACCATAATCTTGTGCATGCAGCCATCACCTGGATATTATTATTTGGACACTAAACTTGTACTCATGTAAGAATAGGTATATGAATACCATGCACTCAACTACGATCCTATGATGGAAACATCATATGCTCAAACGACAAAATCACCATTcacaaaagttgatgtttttgaaacgtCAGTATGCAGTGATTTAGTGCTTATTTAAGGCcagggacgtagcgaagtgACTTTTCTGGTTGGGGGGGGGCAAAACCCCTAagattttcaactaatttgactgaaaattctcaacttattcgactgaaaattcccaagctgggtgaaaaaagaaggtatttaaagttacataaattttatcaatagtttcttgGAATTGTGAAGTGTAAAACaaatcaaattggcccgagcgaagcgagggcaaacgattttcaaaatttgtaattttaagaagcaaaacagctgaaattttactgTAGTACAAACTGCAAATTTACGACAAAAATACCATATGCGTAAATTTGACGTATTTTAGGCTGATTGACAATGTCatatttactgcaattttttgtcagaattaccCTGGCAAATTCGACGTTACTACGTCTCACCAACCATGGCGTATGTACCACAATTTAACGTTGCAAAAACTACATCTTAATGAAAGCGTTTTCCAAGAGTAAAAACTATGATTTAGTTACCACACATTTATGTCAATACTACTCGTCACAACTTTGGCGTATAATTGACATACCTGTGATGCgaatttacgtcgaaaatacggcagttttactcttgaaaaacgctTTCATTAGCTGTAGTTTTTGTCAACGTAAAATTGTGGTATGTATGCCATGGTTTTTGAGACGTAGTAACGTCAAATTTGTCAGGgtaattctgtcaaaaaattgcagtaaatgtGACATTGTTAATCTGACTAAAATACGTCGAATTTACTCATagtatttttgtggtaaatttgcaatttttactgcaTTGTGAGTACGTCAATTATACGCCAAAGTTGCGACGAGTAATTTTGACGTAAATGTGTGGTaactaaatcataatttttactcttgaaaaacgctttcattaagatatagttttttcaacgtaaaattgtgGTATGTACGCCATGGTTTTTGAGACGTAGTAAGGTCAAATTTGTCAGGgtgattctgacaaaaaattgcagtaaatgtGACATCGTTAATCAGCCTAAAATACGTCGAATTTGCACATAATagtatttttgtggtaaatttgcaatttttactgcattgcgagtacgtcaattatacgccaaagttgcgacgagtaattttgacgtaaatgtgtggtaactaaatcataatttttactcttgaaaaacgctAATATTACTCCTCACAACTTTGACGTTTAATTGACGTACTTACGAtgtagtaaaaattccaaatttacgtcaaaaatacctCATGCAAAATCAGACGTTTTTTCAGAGTTCAGTTCATGACGTATCAAccataaaaatatcacaaaaatactACGCGCGAATTCGATGTATTTTAGGCTAATTGATGATGTAGTATTTACAgcaatttcttgtcaaaattacgTCTCCAAATTCGACGTTAATACGTCTTACAAAACCATGCCGTATGTACCATAAGTTTACGTTGAAAATACTACATCCTAATGAAAgcatttttcaagagtaaaaatgatgatgtaGGTACGAcacatttacatcaaaattactcCTCGCAACTTTGGCGTAAAGTTGACGTACTCGCAAAGTagtaaaaagtgcaaatttacgtcaaaaatactaCTCGCAATATCGCAGTATTTTGAGCGAACGTAAAATTGCCGTGTATACGACTATTATACCACAATTTTACCATggtttttatggcgttttttaggCGTTTGGTACGTCAGCGTACCTATCAGCGTAAAAGGCCTCACGGGAATatgtatgatcatttttttgaaaattttcaaatttcaacgccCCAGCCCCCCACCCCTTGAACCCTGAACCTCAGAGCGTAAAAATagtgtgaaattcgaattctacgccTTCGAAAACCTACATATCGATATGTAcgtatgttcatttttttgaaaattttcaaaattttgagcgagTACCACCCCCCCAGTGGGGTTAGGGGTAAAACTGATACCAAAATCGAATttatcgtgaaaaattacataagggAAGGTCATATTTTTCATGTCGTAGGccatcatttctcaaaaaattgacatgcgCGCACTTTTCATTAGGCCGGTCCAATGtgcggcgcaccaaagcaaaaatttctaatatagtatacatccaaaaaacgtgtttacaaaattgtacctcgcaatcttgattgttaataggcataaaaaaatgaaaaaaacgccattttgaggggtaaatatgaggggagggggttgaaaatttttgtggggatacctactaaggatatacataacttccagaaaaattttcaaaatcggttgaaatggggctgagaaaagtgttactgaaatttcgaaaaaagggggttccgcaaaaaggggaggtggtgtggatctgaaatttttcacagggtagtttctcgatggtacccactttcaatgctgatatcaacccgaacgctctcggggcccatttcacccctcctatgcgccgatagcccttttgtgttttttagaaaacccctcacatttgaatggttcctgctccaccccccttgggggtagaagtgaagttgatatatcaatagatcggaaatttgacgtagattcttgtatctaacctcattttttgctaaaatgcaatgcgggggagaaaatggcaaaaaactggttttggggggcttagatccacaataggggagaacgctcaccagggacgaccggggactcatcggattcgtgttcagcacaaaaaaatggaccagtataccaaaattcatttttctacctcaaattaataaaatggataggtaattaggtactaACTGAGATCCACCGCAAGCACtcgtttatttttcagaattacacAGCGAAAGTCATCCTATATTTACTTGGGTATTGCCTACTCAACATGCAGTAATTGTAGTTTTATAacgattgtttgaaaaaaaaaagaaaaattgaaaccgcTGCAGTGCTGTAATTGAAAGcaagattaaaaattaatgagatGCAGTAGGTTAAATACTGAGACTGATAtttatcatttcaataaaatcaaaattataaatatgtacatgtaggtacctacctacacataatacctacctacttgataatTATATACcatcttttcaaaaactatatAAACCAATACATACTATGTATTTGCCAAACGCTTAGTTTGTTATCCTACGTAATGTACCTATATAGGATAGGTATGTGCTTACAAATctaattggaaattgaaattgataataataactcgtaggtactcgaatgttgagaaaaatatgaaagCAATAGAAACAACTTAAAATACGGTACATATTATTGATATAACTTACAGGTTACTCGTAAGCCTGCTTATTATCATTTATCATTGATTTCCATGTCATTTAGCGATACTTCCCAAGGTGTCTTTTAGGCTATTTAGGCATGTCATGACTGCTTTTTCAGTAGCGATTATTTTGCGCAgcttttctccatttttgtGAATACTTTCTTTGCCTCTGTTAAATTTTGCAAACCAAGTATGGGAATTCTTGATATCCTGCAATAAAATAAGTAATATACTTAGGTATGGTACATATTATCTACGCAGATCAAACTCTCCTAATTTCAGacactttttacatttttcaaaacttgcttTGAAGTAGGTAAGTTATTCAATGGAATGTTTGTCATTACGTTCTTCCTTATAGAACATCATCAGGAGAACCATTTTTGAGCATCAATACGTACGTAAATTTTGAgcgattttattcattttgtacgaattacctacttggaaaatgttcgaaataaCTCTCTAGCTGACTTAATTtcgaacaatattttttttaaataccaaaaatgtgaaaattaggTATGAGATGTAGTGCAattattttcactaaaatttttttttttagctaattGGAGCTCAAGTACAAATGTTTAGAATGAGGAGAAAAACAGGATTTTCAATGTAATTTCCGATGTTGATGTATACTTAAGTTAAGTCTTAAGACATAGGTAAGGTAGATATGTAGGTAACTTTTTTACCGGACTTGAATGTGCAGCATTTAGTGGgtcgtttttatttattctttacCTCTTTCAATAAGTCTCTATATTTGTTTAATTCATCTTCCATTTTAATTTTCCTTTCGAGCAGCTTCATGGCCGATTCCCTGCATCTTTGGTGTTCTCGTTCGAAAACATCCGGATCTATGTACGGATCCCCAGTACCTTGGCAAAGTGCTGACATACTTTTATGATAAAACTCCTTCGCTTCCGTCAATGCTGAGTGATTGTTTAATTCTGCCCTATTTCTATTAGCAGTACAAAAGTTAGAATACTCGGTGTTAAAATCCTGTAAGTAAAGGAATGAATTAggtatattatatgtacttataggtCTGTTTAAGGACAAACTGGAAATCCGGGAAACCCCGAATTTTCCAAGCAAAACAACTATATAGGTATAGCCTCTCCTAAGTTCTAAACAGGCCCTTAGGAGGCGGAACTTGTTTTGCCAGGGCCGAaccagtttttctttttaagctagtctcattttttctaaaatttgcctCTCCCCAAGGCGCAGGGAATAAGACtggttttgccaaaaaaattcgacttttttggATTTCGGGTTTGTTCTGTAACatgtttacaaaataaattagaTGAAAACCGGAAATATAAGAaggaatcatttttaattttcattttttcgtgattttataaaatttcgagtacctaggtaattttaaaGAACCTATGTATACGTCTACCAGCTAATACCTATGTTCTCACCTGTTCCAGTTGTGTTTTACGGATTTCAGTAAATTCCTCTTTGTATGTCTCGCTAAGGTGCTttagaacttgatttttatatttaataTGCATCTGTAGTAACTCTTCGCTACTCAAATCTGTTCTAATTCCTTCCTCAGTTGAGCTCACCATATGATGGTGATAAAATTGTTTAGCTTTTATATAAGATAACTGATAACTGATTTGGATTCTGTTCTGATTCGAAGATTTGAACTGCTCGTAATACTCATCGATATCCTAAAAATCAcagagaaattgtttttaaCATCGAAATTCACAGCTTTAAATGTGAAAATGCAaattaggtatatgtattttgatgaTGACCTGTTTTAATTTAATTCGGAATAACGTCAAAACGTTTTCTTCAGCCATCTGAAATGTTTCTTCAAACTGTTCCAGAGCCTCTTTTTTACATTCTTCGTGTTTCAATTGCAACTCATCAGAACTTAAGCAAGACAGAGATGCTTCACAAATTTCTGTCATAAGACGACGGTAGGTGTCTTTAGCTTTGGAGACTGCCAACTGGTTACTGGCTTTGCCTTTACTTTCATTAAAAGTTTTGAAGCGGTTAAATTCCTTATCAatatcctacgaaaaaatttttatgttagGTATTACATATTAGGAAATTCAGGAATATCACCATCATTGGCTCTCCCGACCCCGAACACCTCTAGAGGCAGAAGACGCGAGGTTTGGTCATATGTGTATATTTCAGCATCGCTTCAAGAAAAATCATACCTGTTCCAGTTTAATTCTATAttctttggaaaattcatctccgccaattttggatttttgagtaaatttctcTATAGCTTCTGCTTTACATTTTTCGTGCTCCTTTTCTAATTCCTCCGAACTGAGATATGGTTCAGCAGCTTCACAAATCGCTAAAATAAGTTGATTATACATTTCCTTTGCTGCTGCTAAAGCCGATTGATTAGCTGCTTCTGCAGTTGCCTTTATTGAAGGGAAAACCGTTGCgaacgttgatgaaaaaaagaaaagaaaatacttAAATTAGTTGATACCTCTACCTAATGTATTTTGTACTCACTGCGAGAATAGATTTTGGTTGAGGAATATCATCTCCACTGAATAACTCCATATAGCATTTAAAATATCTCACTAAATCTTtagctttgattttttcaccaccAATTTCTTTTTGAATCATGTTTTCTGGTGAAAGCAATATTGGTACAAATTGCTCTAAACaagttttgaattcattttccaGATCTGGGTGCACCGAAAAACACGagtaaaacaaataaaaaattactatcgatcagctgagaaaaattttccggatattttcaattaggtaggtatgttggTAGATAGGATATAGACAATGAGCAACATACCAGACAATCTTCCATCAAAAGCTGGATTAGTCGTAGCTTTAAATCCAGGATGAGGCATTAGAAAGCACTGAATATCAGTGAAACAGGATGCAATATCTTTTCTCAATGATTGCAAAACTGGATGCTGCTCATCAGAAATCTGCTTAGAAATGAAGACATTAATCGTCTCTGGAAATGCTCTTTGAAGGGAAATATAAGTCCTCAAAGAGGAAGCGCTTTTGAAATAATcgtggaaaatgaattttttttccaatttttgacaagaaagcaacatctttgacaattttggcgaaaaagcgagacttttaagcaatttttggataaaaatgaggctatttggaactttttgcaaaaaatcgacattttaaaataattcttgaccaaaaaaaaagaaactttgtagcaaatttttattacaaaagtgagactttgtgacaactttcgacattttttgggggttaaaaagcaagatttttcagcaattttgtagTAGGAAAAAACTCCAAATTCCAGCTAAGTTTCTTTGCTAAAGTGAAAAATCTAAATTGCAaaagccaaaaataaaaaaattctgagaaaaaaattgaaaataccgaaataccaattttaaaataatttcagtatTGGTTTTCGGGGTACCTATTTGtacgaattttaaaactttaattgGTATTTTGTAAGCATAAATCAGGTACAAACTTTCAGTGTCTTATCCAATAATTTGCGTCCTCCTTCCAATCCATAATTTGCCTCATACGGATAACTCCAGTCCCGAACAAGAAATTGTAATTTCTGAAATGGTTTGTAATCAGCACCTTCCAAAGCCAAACGTCCGTATTCTGTGAATAACTGTGTGGCgtaagtttcaaaattaatatgCGACATGGCATAATTTTTCGAGATTAATACCTATCAGCACAATTTGAAATTATGCTTTCTTGAGCATTTCTGTAAATTAATCCAATATTTTATCTAAGAGGATATAGTGAGCTCGTAACTTGAAACCGGATTCTCAATTTTATGCCTACTTACACAAATCTATCGAAAACTTTACGTTTttcttttccttcaaaaattgaaatcgttcTCTCATTCAAGGAAAAATACTTAAATAGGCCATAATGATACAAAATAATTTCCCAAAAGGTATAACTTTACTTACTTGTAAATGTTGCAAATCATCTTCTTGAATATTATGAAACAAATTATAAACTTGGATCGAACTCAGCATTGTACTTAGAGCGAATACTGTAGCACATTCTTGAACTGTGCTTTTGCAATCGAACGTTCCTTGAGTATCCAATAAAATTACGGCTACCTAAGAATAATTCAAACAATTCAAAAGTGTTAGGTAATTCATTTTCGATGTGCCAACATGTTTACTCTTTCATCAGACATGTTTGACGTATTGCCTACTCTCCTATTTTAAGggacaaaaatttctgaaaaattcaatttttttcatattttttgataattttcccaTCTTAATTGAAAGTGGCTGGAATGTAGGCCTACCAATAGTCCTTACGACCCTCACTTCTTCCTTCCAGGGCAACGCAACGAAATACCGGTGTGGTGAAATTCACCACAGTATGGCATTCAAGggttttaaaattaatgaatgaaACTTGCCTTGTCTCCATTTGGTAAAGTAACAGGGAACACTTCGGACCACATTACAATACCAGTGGTATTACGTTCTAAACCTCCTCTCCATGAAAATCCTTCCAATGGACTATTTTCATCTCCTAACCAACTAGCATTCGTCGTTTGATCGGATTTAcactaaaaaaatacaaattaggtacctattagatctatcatataggtaaggtacacatacgtaatacgtataggCCCTTTAGGTACCTAGTACTACATAATGGCaacaaaaactctgaaaaaaaagtacgtgtATTGTACCTAGTTACATGGAGGGGAATAGGGAGCAAATGGAACAAAGAGAACATTGGCTATGAAACGTCATAACAAGGCAATTCTGATAGTCAACATTGTGAAGATAACAAAAAGGGATAGGTAGAcgaaaaaaccaataaaaaagtTAAACTTTATGACTCACCGTATGATTCATGAAGCgaaggaaaaaatccaaaaggaACGATTTGCCTTTTCGGAAACTTCCTGCCACTGATACTACTACCACATGACAATCTTTAATGTG encodes:
- the LOC135834118 gene encoding atlastin-like, coding for MNQPRPIPIVSLKEQHKFTLDVAQLEDILLQDHIKDCHVVVVSVAGSFRKGKSFLLDFFLRFMNHTCKSDQTTNASWLGDENSPLEGFSWRGGLERNTTGIVMWSEVFPVTLPNGDKVAVILLDTQGTFDCKSTVQECATVFALSTMLSSIQVYNLFHNIQEDDLQHLQLFTEYGRLALEGADYKPFQKLQFLVRDWSYPYEANYGLEGGRKLLDKTLKISDEQHPVLQSLRKDIASCFTDIQCFLMPHPGFKATTNPAFDGRLSDLENEFKTCLEQFVPILLSPENMIQKEIGGEKIKAKDLVRYFKCYMELFSGDDIPQPKSILAATAEAANQSALAAAKEMYNQLILAICEAAEPYLSSEELEKEHEKCKAEAIEKFTQKSKIGGDEFSKEYRIKLEQDIDKEFNRFKTFNESKGKASNQLAVSKAKDTYRRLMTEICEASLSCLSSDELQLKHEECKKEALEQFEETFQMAEENVLTLFRIKLKQDIDEYYEQFKSSNQNRIQISYQLSYIKAKQFYHHHMVSSTEEGIRTDLSSEELLQMHIKYKNQVLKHLSETYKEEFTEIRKTQLEQNKPEIQKSRIFLAKPVLFPAPWGEANFRKNETSLKRKTGSALAKQVPPPKGLFRT